In the Fusarium falciforme chromosome 6, complete sequence genome, AGTAGAGGGTTGAACAGGAGCTGTGCCCTCATTGGAGTTACCAGTTGATGGCACAGCGGGAGTGTCATCGTTGGATCCACCAGCTTCGCCAGAAGCGCCAAGCTTGCTGTTGACGAAAGCCAAAGCCTCCGTTCCGTAGAGAGTAACGTATTGCTGATGGTGGTTGGCGTCGTTTCCGTTGCAGCAGTATGGATCCTCAGCATCACAGTACAACTGAACCTTGCCAGCGTTTGGGCATACAAAACCCGATGGCCGAGCATCAAACTATCCCAAGTTTGTTAGAGTGAGATGATTCTCATTAGATTTTCTCTCAATTCACTTACGCCACCAGAAGTGCAAGTTCCAACTCCATATGCGAGCCCACTGACATAACGAGGGTCACCAAGCAGGATGGCTGCCTTGACCTGGGCTACTGCGCTGGCTGTGATAGGAACAGCCGTGTCAGAGATACCGGCTCCAgagtctcctcctccgcagATGGCGTTGTGCATGATGTGACCGCCCTAAGTATTGCATGGTGAGCACTTTGGAGTGTAAAAGGAGTGACTTGGTAACAAACCTGTGAATATCCAACCAAAACGATCTGCGAATCGGGACAGCGAGAGTGGAAGTCGTTGACGGCTGTGGTCACAGCCTCGGTGCCTTGTCGCGCAGAATCACCGTACTGAACACCACCGCAGGAGGATTGGCCTCCACAGGCCGGGTATTCGATAGCCTCCGCGGTAGCACCTGAATGATCGGCCTTGATCATGTCGATCAGTGCACCAGCGGATCCAAAGCCCGGAGACACAGTGGTCTCGCGGGCGCCAAAAATTTGAATGTCAGGGCATGACTGCGCCTTGGCGACGAGGGCTTGCGCCAAGACAAAGAGAAGGGTCTGATCTAGAGAGGTTCGCATGTTGATGGATTGTGAAATGCACTTGATGCCTGAGAGTGTTTGTTTCCAACTCTAAATCCTCTCTCCAGTTCTCCAAGTATTTAAGTCTGAGTATCAAATTCTAGAATGGCAAATTACAGGGCCTGGATCTGAGACTCGAGCGGTTATTTCGGAACCTAATCGTTCGTGACTGGGATGGTGCATAGAACGTTACCAAACAAATCAGCAGACACATCTCGTTTATTTAACTATTTTCCGTGGGCCCAGCATCCGGTGGACCCATTTGTTTCCTGTCAAAGAGGGCATTGGTGGGTAAATCACTGTGCCATCAATCTGAAGATGAAACAACAACCCCCGGACAAGCCTGAAACAACTCGCGTCCGGCACTGGTTTGCAAACATATATGACAGCCTTTTAATTCATGCGAGATCACCATTTCATGGGCCGTCGGATCATTAACCGAACCGGAAGTCGCGTGGCTCAGCATCGCTGTTAACCAGACCCATTAACCTCGGTACGGGGTTTCGAAGCACCAATAATGGCTTGATTCAAAGACTAGAACTCACCTATAGTCGAG is a window encoding:
- a CDS encoding CBM1 domain-containing protein, whose protein sequence is MRTSLDQTLLFVLAQALVAKAQSCPDIQIFGARETTVSPGFGSAGALIDMIKADHSGATAEAIEYPACGGQSSCGGVQYGDSARQGTEAVTTAVNDFHSRCPDSQIVLVGYSQGGHIMHNAICGGGDSGAGISDTAVPITASAVAQVKAAILLGDPRYVSGLAYGVGTCTSGGFDARPSGFVCPNAGKVQLYCDAEDPYCCNGNDANHHQQYVTLYGTEALAFVNSKLGASGEAGGSNDDTPAVPSTGNSNEGTAPVQPSTGSDDSAGSSPSATILPQETTTGGSSGGGNGQEQGNGQEQGTNCAALWGQCGGQAWTGATCCSKGTCKQFNQYYSQCLN